One segment of Pseudomonadota bacterium DNA contains the following:
- the cobT gene encoding nicotinate-nucleotide--dimethylbenzimidazole phosphoribosyltransferase, which yields MSWWIQPPPEPDQAIAGAATHRQRVLTKPPGALGRLETLAIRLAAQQARPNPMVDRVFVAVFAADHGVVARGVSVFPQAVTVQMLRNFVQGGAAISVLARQWDASLEVVDVGTCAAEPVSGVIDARIASGTADFVIAPAMSSHQCEQALGAGRASVDRAVRDGARLYIGGEMGIGNTTVASALACALMGESPQGIVGPGTGLDADGVARKAAVVAQALRRHQAVAGRPLSVLASLGGFEIAALTGAFIAAAQERLPVLVDGFIASVAALAAVKIQPGVGSWLHFAHRSAEPGHQTILEALEAEPLLDLGMRLGEGSGAAVAIPLLRAACALHNKMATFEEASVADGG from the coding sequence ATGAGTTGGTGGATTCAGCCGCCGCCAGAGCCCGATCAGGCCATCGCCGGGGCCGCGACCCATCGCCAGCGTGTGCTCACCAAACCGCCCGGCGCCCTGGGTCGATTGGAAACGCTGGCCATCCGTCTGGCGGCGCAGCAGGCCCGGCCGAATCCTATGGTGGACCGGGTATTTGTCGCGGTTTTCGCCGCCGACCACGGCGTGGTCGCGCGCGGCGTCTCGGTCTTTCCCCAGGCGGTCACGGTTCAGATGCTGCGCAATTTCGTACAAGGCGGCGCCGCCATCAGCGTGCTGGCTCGCCAGTGGGATGCGAGCTTGGAGGTGGTCGATGTCGGCACCTGCGCGGCTGAACCGGTGTCCGGCGTTATCGATGCCCGTATCGCATCCGGCACCGCGGATTTCGTCATTGCACCAGCGATGTCGTCCCATCAATGTGAGCAGGCGCTGGGTGCGGGCCGGGCATCGGTCGATCGAGCTGTCCGGGACGGCGCTCGGCTGTATATCGGCGGAGAGATGGGGATCGGCAATACCACGGTCGCCAGCGCCTTGGCCTGCGCCTTGATGGGCGAAAGCCCCCAGGGGATTGTGGGGCCGGGGACCGGTCTGGATGCCGATGGCGTGGCCCGCAAGGCGGCCGTGGTGGCACAGGCTTTGCGGCGGCATCAGGCGGTTGCAGGCCGTCCGTTGTCGGTGTTGGCTAGCCTGGGCGGGTTTGAGATCGCAGCGTTGACCGGCGCCTTTATTGCTGCGGCGCAAGAGCGTTTGCCAGTCTTGGTGGACGGCTTTATCGCTTCGGTGGCGGCGCTGGCGGCGGTAAAAATACAACCGGGCGTTGGCTCGTGGCTGCATTTTGCGCACCGATCCGCCGAGCCGGGACACCAAACTATACTGGAAGCGCTGGAGGCCGAACCGCTTTTGGATCTCGGCATGCGTCTGGGCGAGGGCAGTGGTGCGGCCGTTGCGATCCCTTTGCTGCGGGCCGCTTGTGCACTCCATAACAAGATGGCGACCTTCGAAGAAGCAAGCGTTGCCGACGGGGGATAA
- a CDS encoding LON peptidase substrate-binding domain-containing protein, with protein MTNATIPLFPLNTVLFPGGELPLRIFEPRYLSMVAHCVREETCFGIVLIESGREVGGEARTHAIGTLARIVDWCPLPGNMLGISVRGEQRFRILAQHVQRDYLQVAEVSVLSPEPQAVVPPEYEEVIAYLDRSSDEGEFGAKRSHDSARDASWVGFRLAEYLAFSPLQQQLMLELRDPIDRLERLMPILSALFRQKR; from the coding sequence ATGACCAACGCGACCATACCCCTCTTTCCACTCAACACGGTTCTATTCCCCGGTGGTGAGTTGCCGCTGCGGATTTTCGAGCCACGCTATCTATCGATGGTGGCCCATTGTGTTAGGGAAGAGACCTGTTTCGGCATCGTGCTGATCGAATCAGGGCGAGAAGTCGGTGGTGAAGCCCGAACGCACGCCATCGGGACGCTGGCACGCATTGTCGACTGGTGTCCGTTGCCCGGAAACATGTTGGGCATTAGTGTGCGCGGGGAGCAACGATTCCGTATTCTGGCTCAACATGTCCAGCGCGATTATCTGCAAGTGGCGGAAGTGAGTGTACTATCGCCGGAACCGCAAGCGGTGGTTCCACCCGAGTACGAAGAGGTGATCGCTTATTTGGATCGATCGTCAGATGAGGGCGAGTTCGGCGCCAAGCGCTCGCACGATTCTGCCCGGGATGCCTCCTGGGTGGGTTTTCGGTTGGCGGAATACCTGGCTTTCTCGCCCTTGCAGCAGCAACTGATGCTGGAGCTTCGCGACCCCATCGATCGGCTTGAGCGGCTCATGCCGATTCTAAGCGCTCTGTTTCGGCAGAAACGATAA
- the thiE gene encoding thiamine phosphate synthase — protein MASPAHRRLRGLYAITDGQSTALEARVAGYLAGGTTLVQYRDKNPGEMRRRREVEQLLELCRPWQVRVIVNDDVALAAVTRAGGVHLGRDDADLVWARHQLGDDALIGVSCYDSLERAESAVLAGADYVAFGRFFPSMTKPQAVPAPLELLRRARERLNVPIVAIGGITPENTATLIAAGADMVAVIGGLAAGDPVATAQRYTAQFTTTGESD, from the coding sequence ATGGCATCGCCAGCTCATCGGCGGCTTCGCGGCCTATATGCCATTACCGACGGACAATCCACCGCGCTGGAAGCACGGGTTGCGGGCTATCTCGCCGGCGGCACCACGCTAGTACAGTACCGGGACAAGAACCCGGGAGAGATGCGCCGCCGACGGGAGGTCGAACAGCTGCTCGAACTGTGTCGGCCGTGGCAGGTTCGGGTGATCGTGAACGACGATGTGGCATTGGCCGCTGTTACGCGGGCCGGGGGCGTCCACCTGGGCCGGGACGATGCCGACCTTGTGTGGGCACGGCATCAGTTGGGCGACGATGCACTCATCGGGGTGTCGTGTTACGACAGCCTGGAGCGCGCCGAGTCGGCCGTCCTCGCGGGTGCCGACTATGTCGCATTCGGACGCTTTTTCCCGTCCATGACCAAGCCCCAAGCGGTACCGGCACCACTTGAGTTGCTGCGCCGCGCACGAGAGCGGCTGAACGTCCCGATTGTGGCAATCGGTGGCATTACGCCGGAGAATACGGCCACATTGATCGCCGCCGGCGCGGATATGGTGGCCGTCATCGGGGGTCTGGCCGCCGGCGACCCGGTGGCCACAGCGCAACGTTACACAGCGCAGTTCACCACGACCGGTGAGAGCGATTGA
- a CDS encoding rubredoxin: MSKGEFRTYMCVICGFVYDEAQGDPESGLPPGTRWEDVPVTWTCPDCGATKDEFEMIEI; encoded by the coding sequence ATGAGCAAAGGGGAATTTCGCACGTATATGTGTGTGATCTGCGGTTTTGTCTACGACGAAGCCCAAGGCGATCCCGAGAGCGGATTGCCACCGGGAACCCGCTGGGAAGACGTACCGGTGACCTGGACCTGCCCGGATTGTGGGGCGACCAAAGACGAATTCGAGATGATCGAAATTTAA
- the cobU gene encoding bifunctional adenosylcobinamide kinase/adenosylcobinamide-phosphate guanylyltransferase — MRELVVGGVRSGKSRHGEARARSAGGRVTYIATATAGDAEMAARIAMHRQQRPDAWHLVEEPLALGEVLAQRAGESEVLLVDCLALWVSNLLHAGEAQWMDERARLLEVLPVLPGRIILISNEVGMGIVPANALARRFADELGWLNQAVAALCERVTMMAAGLPLVVKSEASGL; from the coding sequence GTGCGGGAGTTGGTTGTCGGCGGTGTCCGCTCAGGCAAGAGCCGGCACGGCGAAGCCCGTGCCCGGAGCGCCGGTGGTCGGGTGACCTATATTGCCACCGCCACTGCGGGAGATGCCGAAATGGCGGCGCGCATTGCGATGCACCGCCAGCAAAGGCCCGATGCCTGGCATTTGGTGGAAGAGCCTTTGGCGCTGGGTGAGGTGTTGGCGCAACGCGCCGGTGAGTCGGAGGTGTTGCTGGTGGATTGCCTGGCACTTTGGGTTTCCAATTTACTCCATGCCGGGGAAGCGCAATGGATGGACGAGCGCGCCCGGCTGCTCGAGGTGCTCCCCGTTCTGCCCGGACGCATCATTTTGATTAGCAACGAGGTGGGGATGGGCATCGTGCCTGCCAATGCTCTGGCCCGCCGATTTGCCGACGAGTTGGGCTGGTTGAACCAAGCGGTTGCGGCGCTGTGCGAGCGGGTGACGATGATGGCCGCCGGACTGCCCTTGGTGGTCAAATCCGAGGCGTCCGGCCTATGA
- the cobS gene encoding adenosylcobinamide-GDP ribazoletransferase, protein MARSTRALLLAIGFLTRLPSPAVREPQSAEFGLAVAFYPAVGLLIGLLLGSVAMAGSALWLAGLITAALVVAGWVAVTGALHLDGVADTADGWLGGQGDREKTLAIMRDSRSGAAAVVAVSTLLLLKFAAVASLIDLGVSLWKPLLAATVAGRMALTALLLTTRYARSTGLGSVFSDQLPRGIAWLSVAVSGVFLLVLCGWLGAGVLLLAAGGVFVFWRGWMCRRLGGFTGDTAGAMTELIELTTLLAWAASVA, encoded by the coding sequence ATGGCGCGTAGCACGCGCGCGCTGCTGCTTGCCATTGGATTTCTTACCCGTTTGCCTTCTCCGGCGGTCCGCGAACCTCAATCGGCCGAGTTCGGTTTGGCCGTAGCTTTTTATCCGGCGGTGGGGCTGCTCATCGGTTTGCTGCTGGGCTCGGTGGCGATGGCGGGAAGCGCGCTGTGGCTGGCTGGCCTGATCACGGCGGCGCTTGTGGTGGCTGGTTGGGTTGCGGTGACCGGCGCTTTGCATTTGGACGGCGTGGCCGACACCGCTGATGGCTGGTTAGGCGGTCAGGGCGATCGCGAAAAGACCCTCGCTATCATGCGCGACTCCCGTTCCGGTGCGGCCGCTGTGGTGGCGGTCAGCACGCTGCTGCTGCTCAAGTTCGCTGCCGTTGCCTCCCTGATCGACCTCGGAGTTTCTCTTTGGAAACCGTTGTTGGCCGCTACCGTGGCCGGTCGGATGGCCCTGACAGCGCTACTGCTCACCACCCGTTACGCCCGGTCCACGGGCTTGGGTTCCGTTTTTTCCGACCAGCTGCCAAGGGGGATCGCTTGGTTGTCGGTGGCGGTGAGCGGCGTGTTTTTGCTGGTGCTCTGTGGGTGGCTTGGCGCAGGGGTGTTGCTGCTGGCCGCCGGTGGCGTTTTTGTGTTCTGGCGTGGCTGGATGTGCCGCCGGTTGGGCGGCTTCACCGGCGATACTGCTGGCGCCATGACGGAGCTGATTGAGCTGACCACATTGCTGGCCTGGGCGGCATCGGTTGCCTGA
- the cobC gene encoding alpha-ribazole phosphatase family protein, whose protein sequence is MENSILVDLLRHGEAAGGALYRGRQDDPLSPNGWQQMREAVTGGGPWQAIISSDLRRCADFALELSDQLSVPLYSEPHWRELDFGRWEGRTAEDILAEDAEALGAFWRDPVSTHPPGGERLSVFAERVLSAWDRWLPEMSGGRWLLVVHGGVIRVLLAHVLGMSLSNLLRIEVPYACRSTLLIPTAGEGMESRLLSHGA, encoded by the coding sequence ATGGAAAATTCGATCCTGGTGGATCTGCTGCGCCATGGCGAAGCGGCTGGCGGTGCTCTGTACCGTGGCCGGCAGGACGATCCTTTGAGCCCGAACGGATGGCAGCAGATGCGCGAAGCGGTGACGGGGGGCGGTCCCTGGCAAGCTATCATCAGCTCCGATCTTCGACGTTGCGCCGATTTTGCCTTGGAACTGTCGGATCAGTTGAGTGTTCCACTTTACTCCGAGCCGCACTGGCGGGAGTTGGATTTCGGGCGATGGGAAGGGCGAACGGCGGAGGATATTCTGGCGGAGGATGCGGAGGCGCTGGGCGCGTTCTGGCGCGATCCGGTCTCGACCCATCCGCCGGGTGGCGAGCGGTTGAGCGTGTTCGCCGAGCGGGTCCTAAGCGCGTGGGATCGATGGCTGCCGGAGATGAGCGGCGGCCGCTGGCTGTTGGTGGTCCACGGTGGTGTCATCCGGGTGTTGCTGGCCCATGTTCTGGGGATGTCACTTTCGAATTTGTTGCGGATTGAGGTTCCCTACGCCTGCCGATCCACCCTTTTGATTCCGACCGCCGGCGAAGGGATGGAATCTCGGCTGTTGTCCCATGGCGCGTAG
- the hemL gene encoding glutamate-1-semialdehyde 2,1-aminomutase: MPNSKAMFEEAQRYLPGGVNSPVRAFNGVGGTPVFVDHAQGPYVFDVEGKRYIDYVGSWGPMILGHAHPEVVTAVQQATARGLSFGAPTGLETQMARKVCQLVPSIQRVRFVNSGTEATMSAIRLARGFTGRDKIVKFEGCYHGHADSLLVKAGSGALTLGVPTSAGVPKDLAEHTLTLRFNDIEAVRQCFAQWGEHIACVIVEPVAGNMNCIPPAAGFLECLREQCDQFGSVLIFDEVMTGFRVALGGAQAHYKVTPDLTTLGKVIGGGMPVGAFGGRAEIMDQLAPTGPVYQAGTLSGNPLAMTAGLTTLNIISDPAFFTRLDNVTGRLADGLKERAEAHGIPLATTHVGGMFGLFFTADEAIHYYEQVVAADQARFRRFFHGMLERGVYLAPSAFEAGFVSAMHGEGELAATLLAADETFAALVS, encoded by the coding sequence ATGCCCAATTCAAAAGCGATGTTCGAAGAAGCACAACGCTACCTGCCCGGAGGTGTCAACTCTCCGGTTCGCGCGTTCAACGGCGTCGGCGGCACCCCGGTTTTCGTCGATCATGCGCAGGGCCCGTACGTGTTCGACGTCGAGGGCAAGCGCTATATCGATTACGTCGGCTCCTGGGGGCCGATGATCCTCGGCCATGCTCACCCGGAAGTGGTCACCGCCGTTCAACAGGCCACCGCCCGCGGCCTAAGTTTCGGCGCGCCCACCGGGCTCGAAACTCAGATGGCGCGCAAGGTCTGCCAGCTGGTTCCATCGATCCAAAGAGTTCGGTTCGTCAACTCCGGAACCGAGGCCACGATGAGCGCCATTCGCCTGGCGCGCGGATTCACCGGACGGGACAAGATCGTCAAGTTCGAAGGCTGCTACCACGGCCACGCAGACAGCCTGCTGGTCAAAGCCGGCTCCGGAGCACTGACCCTCGGCGTACCGACCTCGGCCGGCGTACCCAAAGACTTGGCGGAACACACGCTGACACTGCGTTTCAACGATATCGAAGCGGTTCGGCAGTGCTTCGCCCAATGGGGCGAACACATTGCCTGCGTGATCGTCGAGCCGGTGGCCGGCAACATGAATTGCATACCGCCGGCGGCCGGGTTTCTCGAATGCCTACGGGAACAGTGCGATCAATTCGGCAGCGTGCTGATTTTCGATGAAGTCATGACCGGCTTTCGGGTCGCACTGGGCGGTGCGCAGGCCCACTACAAGGTGACGCCGGACTTGACCACGCTGGGAAAAGTCATCGGTGGCGGAATGCCGGTCGGTGCCTTTGGCGGAAGGGCCGAGATTATGGATCAACTGGCACCGACCGGCCCCGTCTATCAAGCCGGCACGCTGTCGGGCAACCCCCTGGCCATGACCGCCGGGCTGACCACGCTGAACATCATCTCCGATCCGGCGTTTTTTACCCGTCTGGACAACGTCACCGGGCGCTTGGCCGACGGCCTAAAAGAGCGTGCTGAAGCCCACGGCATACCACTTGCCACGACCCACGTCGGCGGTATGTTCGGGCTGTTTTTCACCGCAGATGAGGCCATTCACTACTACGAGCAAGTTGTCGCGGCCGATCAAGCACGTTTTCGTCGCTTCTTCCACGGGATGTTAGAGCGCGGTGTTTACCTCGCGCCGTCGGCGTTCGAGGCGGGATTCGTCTCGGCGATGCATGGGGAGGGGGAACTGGCGGCCACCTTACTGGCCGCGGACGAAACCTTCGCGGCCCTGGTCTCCTAA
- the thiD gene encoding bifunctional hydroxymethylpyrimidine kinase/phosphomethylpyrimidine kinase — MNTADPNPAVLVIAGHDPSGGAGIQADIEAIVSMGCHPATVVTTITAQDTVNAHAVYPLPVEQVIAQAEAVLADIPFSAVKIGLLGSADIARAIAKLLARHGDIPLVLDPVLIATGGAQLADTDVMPVLREALIPLATVVTPNVVEARALTDNRDDLAQCGRALLATGAEYALITGGDEPGPDVVNYLFGPDQTERVDRWPRLSGEFHGSGCTLASAVAGLLAQGHTTPAAVHQAQLYVWDALKTGYRPGHGHSIPNRLFWAADRR, encoded by the coding sequence ATGAATACGGCCGACCCCAACCCAGCTGTCCTGGTCATCGCGGGCCACGATCCCAGCGGTGGCGCGGGTATTCAAGCGGATATCGAGGCGATTGTCAGTATGGGCTGCCATCCGGCCACTGTCGTCACCACCATTACCGCGCAAGACACCGTCAACGCTCACGCGGTCTACCCCTTGCCGGTGGAACAAGTGATCGCACAAGCCGAAGCCGTGTTGGCTGACATCCCCTTCAGCGCCGTCAAGATCGGTCTTTTGGGCAGCGCCGATATCGCCCGGGCTATCGCCAAACTGTTGGCGCGGCATGGCGATATTCCGCTGGTGCTCGATCCGGTGCTGATCGCCACCGGGGGTGCACAATTGGCCGATACGGATGTGATGCCCGTACTGCGTGAGGCTTTAATTCCCCTAGCGACGGTGGTCACACCCAACGTGGTCGAGGCGCGCGCCTTGACCGACAACCGTGACGATCTCGCTCAATGCGGCCGGGCCCTGCTGGCCACTGGCGCCGAGTATGCGTTGATTACCGGGGGCGATGAACCCGGACCGGACGTGGTGAACTATCTGTTTGGACCCGATCAGACCGAACGGGTCGATCGCTGGCCCCGCCTGAGCGGTGAGTTTCATGGTTCCGGATGCACCCTCGCCAGCGCTGTGGCGGGACTCTTGGCGCAGGGACACACCACACCCGCCGCCGTCCACCAAGCGCAGCTCTATGTCTGGGACGCGTTGAAAACCGGTTATCGACCGGGGCATGGACACTCGATTCCCAATCGACTGTTTTGGGCTGCCGACCGACGCTAA